The genomic interval AGAATTTATTCGTTTATTTAGAAGTATATCTGAATTATTTAATGAATAGGAGTGTTTACTATGGATAAAATAGAATTACAGGAAGCGCATGAAGCGGTAACGCGTGCTTTAGATGAAGTTGCAGTAATAAAGAAGCAGGTGGATAAGGCGAAGGGCTGGAGCTGGTTCGATATTATGAGCGATAGCATTTTAGGAAGTTATTTCAAAAGAGAAAGAATTAAAGGGATAAATAATAGTGTTGTAAGTCTTCAAAAGCACTTGAGTAAAGCTGTTGCAGAATTGAAAGATATCGATCTGGATGTCGACTTGCATATATCTGATAATCGTAATGATCAGCTGCTTGATGTGTGGTTTGATAATATCTTTACGGATGCACGTGTACATAAAGAAATTAATATGTTACAAGATAATTTAAAACGTTTAGAATCTCAGCTTCATGATATTTTAGGTGTGTTGAATAAATATTTATAATGCTTTTTTAATATCTTGTATTCTTGCAAGGAACTTCATATTATAGAAGTTCTTTTATTTATGATGAAAAAGTTTTGAAAGTAGGGGTAGGATGATTATACGAGGCTTAGTATCGGAGCTTATTTGTTAGTAACGCATCTATTCATAAGTCATACTTCGAACTAATTAGGGTATATGATAGGTAAACTGTTATGGAGTGAGTCGATGAAACCGATTAAGATTATTGGAGCAAAACAGAATAATTTAAAAGATATTACAGTAGAAATTCCGAAGCATAAACTGACGGTTTTCACAGGTCGTTCTGGTTCGGGTAAGTCATCGCTTGTATTTAATACGATAGCTGCAGAGAGTGAACGTTTGCTCAACGAGACGTATAGTACGTATATTCAGAATCAATTGCAGCATTACGATAAACCGATTGTTGATCGTATTGAAAACTTGCCAGTTTCAATGGTTATTGGTCAGGACAGAATTGGAGGTAATTCCAGATCTACTGTCGGTACAATTTCAGATATTTACTCAGGTGTAAGATTGTTATGGTCACGCATAGGTACACCATTCGTGGGATATTCTATGGATTTTTCTTTTAATAATACGAATGGTATGTGTAAAACGTGTGATGGACTTGGTTATATAGAAGATATAGATCTGAATGAGTTACTGCATTTTGACCGTTCGCTTAATGAAGATGCGATTAACTTTCCGTCATTCTCTCCGGATTCATGGCGTGGTAAGCGATACTTATATTCCGGTTTGTTTGATAATAATAAAAAACTAAAAGATTATACGAAGGAAGAATTGGATACGTTTCTCTATCAGGAGCCGATTAAACTGAAAAATCCACCTTCAAACTGGCCAAAGACAGCCAAATTTGAAGGGCTTATCTATCGATTCAGAAGATCATTTTTAATAAACGATACGTATGAAAAGAAGAAATTTATTAAAGATGTAAATCGCATCGTGACTGAACAAGTATGTCCAGATTGTCACGGTAAGCGTCTCAATGACAAAATTTTAAGCTGTAAAATTAATGATTTAAACATTGCGGAGTTTTGCGATTTAACGATAGATGACGAGATACAATTTTTGAAAGAAATTAAGGATGATAAAGCAAAGTATATAATCGAACCTCTTGTTAAGCAGCTAGAAGCTTTAAAACGTATAGGTCTAGGTTATTTAACATTAAGTCGGGAAACTACGACTTTATCAGGAGGAGAGTCGCAGAGAATTAAACTCATTAGACATTTAAATAGCCCGTTAACAGATTTGGTTTATATTATTGATGAACCGAGTGTCGGACTTCATCCTGAAGATATCGAAAATATTAATCAAATAATGCTTTCGATTCGTGATAAAGGGAATACGGTTCTCGTTGTTGAGCATGATCCGGATGTAATAAAAATTGCAGATTATTGTGTCGATATAGGACCTGGAAGTGGTAATCATGGTGGAGAAATTATATTTACCGGGAAATATAATGCATTGCTCAAAGCTGACACACCAACGGGTCAGGCACTCTCCCGTGTACATCAGTTTAAACCGAATGTTAGGACTGCATCTGATTTTATAAATATAGAACATATTACTAAAAATAATTTAAAAGATGTATCAACGCGAATTCCTAAAGGTGTCCTTACTGCAATTACAGGTGTCGCTGGTTCTGGAAAGAGCACATTAGTCCAGACAGGATTAAGGAATCGAGCAGATACGATTTATATTGATCAAAAGCCAGTGCACGCAACAAATCGATCTAACTTACTGACGTATTTAAATCTATTTGATGATATTAGAAACTACTATAGTAAAGCGACAGGGCTTAAAAAAGGGATGTTTAGTTATAACTCTGAAGGCGCATGTCCGAACTGCAATGGGAAAGGTGTTATAAAGACGGAGCTTGCATTCATGTCAGACTTTGTACAAGTATGTGATGAGTGTCATGGTGACAGATACCGCGAAGAAGTAAGAAGTGCTAAAGTGAATGGCTATTCTATTGTAGATTTATTGAATCTTTCAGTGGATGAAGCTATTGGCGTTATACCTATAGATAATGTTAATAAAGTACTGAAAAGCGTTGTGCGTACCGGCCTTGGCTATATGACGCTCGGTCAATCACTTGATACACTTTCTGGTGGCGAAAGCCAGCGTGTTAAATTGAGTCGTTATATTAATGAATCAGTGAAGAATCATTTATTTATATTTGATGAACCTACAACAGGACTACATGAAGAGGACATCGATACTTTAAAGCTTGTATTTGATTATTTAATTGATCAAGGTAATACGGTAATAATTATAGAACATAATTTGACGATGATGACATATGCAGACTGGATTGTGGATATCGGTCCTTATGCAGGTTTTGCAGGAGGTAAAGTACTTTATAGCGGATTACCAAAAGGCATATTACAAGTAGAAGGTTCATTAACAGGGAAGCACTTATCGAGGTATATAAAATAACAAAAAAACAATCTATACAAATTGATTTGTGTAGATTGTTTCTTTTGTTATTTGATAATAATAAATATTTTTTCTTGAGAAATATTTGACTACTGATAAAATAGATTTTCTCAGGTTAAATATTGTGATATTATTCACAATGTGTTATATTAAAAGTGAAATTAATGCTAAAGTTGAAGGAGGGTCATTTATGGCCGAAGTAAAGCTTACCCCAAAATTATTCTTATTTAAAGTGCTTAATGGTGTCGCTTTAGGGATTGTTGTAGGTTTAATTCCAAACGCAATTCTTGGAGAATTATTTAAGTATTTAACGCAGTACCATCCTTTCTTTGGAACATTGCTGAATGTAGTAGTTGGTATTCAGTTTACAGTACCTGTTATCGTAGGTGTATTAATTGCAATGCAGTTCAAGCTTAATCCTTTGCAAACAGTCATTGTAGGTACGGCAGCTTTTGTTGGTAGTGGTGCAGCTGTATTTCAGGATAAGGCATGGATGCTTGTAGGTATTGGAGATTTAATCAATACAATGATAACTGCTTCAGTTTCAATTTTAATTATATTATGGATAAAAGATCGTCTTGGTTCTCTTAATATTATTTTATTACCGATTATCGCAGGTGGATTGGCAGGTCTTATTGGTATTTTAAGCTTACCTTATGTTAAGTTAATTACAAGCTCCCTCGGTCAGCTTGTAAACAGTTTTACCAATTTACAACCAGTAGTAATGTGTATATTAATCGCAGTTGTATTCAGCATTCTTATCGTATCACCGATTTCTACTGTAGCGATTGCAATTGCAATCGGTATTTCTGGTATGGCATCAGGCGCTGCAAACTTAGGTGTAGCAGCTGCAGCTACAATGCTTGCAATTGGTTCAATCAGAGTTAACCAATCAGGTGTTACAATCGCTATTCTTATGGGTGCTATGAAAATGATGATGCCAAACTTAATCAAATATCCGATAATCATGTTGCCAATTACAATTACAGCAGCTGTAAGTGGTTTAATGGGTGCATTGTTTAACATTCAAGGTACACCAGCATCAGCGGGATTTGGTTATGCGGGGCTTGTAGGACCAATTAATGCTTTAAAATTCATGGAAGGCAGTCTATTAATGAATTTAGGAGTATTAGCAATATGTTATATTGTAGTGCCTGTTACTGTAGGATTAGTTGTTCATAATCTTTGTTTGAAAATGAAAGTATATCCTAAAGAAGTATTTAAATTCCAAACTGAAGAATAAGGGGGAAATGACAATATGTATAAAATTGCAATTGCCGGTGCCGGCGCTATGGGCGGAAGAATTGGAACGTATTTAAAACGTAACGGAGAAGATGTTGTTTTAATTGATCGTTGGCAGGAACATATAGATGCTATTAATCAAAATGGTATGGAAATTCAGACTGAAACTGAAACTTATACAGTTCAGATACCAGCGATGCAGCCTGAAGAAGTACAGAAGCAATTTGATTTAATTGTACTGTTAACAAAAGCAATGCATTCAGATGATATGTTAAAAGCTTTAAAGTCAGCAGGAGCAATCAAAGAAGACACAGTAATACTTTCAATGATGAACGGTTTAGGTCATGCAGAAAATTTATCAGCATATGTTCCTAAAGAACAAATATTCCTCGCTGTAACAATGTGGACTGCGGGGCTAAGAGGGCCTGGTAAATTATTATTAGAAGGTTCAGGAGGCATTGACTTCCAACGTTCGGATGGAGAGGCGGATGCTCGTACGGAGAAAGTCGCACAAGTATTAAATGATGCGGGATTGAATGCCAATATAAGTGATGATGTATTCTTCTCTATTTGGTCTAAAGCAGCAGTAAACAGTGTGTTAAATCCACTATGTACAATACTGGATAAGACGATTGGTGAGTTTGGAGCATATGAAGCATCACGTGAAATGATTACGCCGATATTAAAAGAGTTGGTTGCCGTTGCAAATGCACGAGGAACAAATGTTGAATATGAGCCTTTACTCAAAAAAATTGAAGCTACTTATCCGAAAGAGACACAAGGATTGCATCATCCATCAATGCATCAGGACTTTACGAACAAACGTTTAACAGAAATTGATTATTTGAATGGTCAGATTGCGAAGTACGGTAAGGAACTAGGTATCGCGACACCTGCAAATGAACTGATAACACATTTAATTCATCAGTTAGAAATGAAATATTAGTTGAAGTAGATGATGTGTTTAAACGAACGTTTCGCGTGGAACAATTTAGAAATAAATCTACCGGTGGCTCTGGTTTAGGGATTTATATTGCAAAGTCACTAGCAGAACAGATTGGTAGTAGCATTAGCATTCAAAGTAAAGAGAATGAGGGTACGACAATTACATTAATCATAAATAAAACCCAGACGGTATAGCGATTACTCAGTGCTATACCGTCTGGGTTTATTGTTTGAAATGATGCAGTAAATGTGGGTTATCTATCCATGTCACCATTGAAAATAGAGTTTTTAACGACTACATAATCAACTGTTCGAATAGATTCTAAATCTTTTCCGCCTGCATATGAAATTGAAGATTGTAAGTCTTGTTCGATTTCTATTAACGTATCTTTTAATGAACCTTTATGCTCAACGAACATCTTTTTACCTTCGACGTTTTTGCGTTCACCTTTTTGGAATTCAGATGCGCTACCGAAATATTCTTTATATAACTTACCATCTTTTTCAATCGTTTCTCCTGGCGATTCTTCATGTGCTGCAAATAAAGAACCTACCATAATCATAGATGCACCGAAGCGAATAGACTTTGCGATGTCACCGTGTGTACGGATACCACCATCAGCAATAAGCGGCTTACGCGCTGCTTTCGAACAGAGCTTAAGTGCTGCAAGCTGCCATCCACCCGTACCAAATCCAGTTTTAATTTTAGTGATACATACACGACCCGGACCGATACCTACTTTTGTAGCATCAGCACCTGCATTTTCAAGTTCGCGTACAGCTTCGGGTGTGCCGACATTACCTGCAATCAAGAAACTTTCAGGTAAGTGTTGTTTAATATGGCGAATCATATTAATCACTTGATCTGAATGACCGTGTGCAATATCAATTGTAATGTATTCAGGTATTAATTTTTCTGCTTTTAATTCTTCGATGAAAGTATATTCATTATCTTTTACACCGACAGAAATTGAAGCGAATAGACCTTTGTCCTGCATAGCCTTAATAAAAGGCTTTCGTCCAGCTTCATTAAAGCGGTGCATAATATAGAAATAATCATTCGCTGCAAACCATTCAGCAAGTGATTCGTTCATAACGGTTTGCATATTTGCGGGTACTACAGGTAACTTAAATTTTCTTGGTCCGAACTGAATGCTTGTGTCACATTCCGAGCGACTTTTTACAATACATTTGTTAGGGATAAGTTGTATATCTTCGTAATCAAATACGTCTGTCATGTTAAATGCTCCTAAAAGTTTATTTCCGAACGATTATTAGAATTTATTTTTTAATATTCGTTCATAGAGTAATTTACACGTATATGTTCATAAAGTAAAGAAAAAATATTTAGAAAATAAAATTTTTAATTATAAAAGGCATGGACAATATTTTGTCCATGCCTTATTAGATTTGACGTTAATTAATTTCAGCATCCAGATCAACTTCATCAATGTTAAGACCCATCGCTTGTGCAACACCTTGTCCGTATGCAGGGTCTGCTTTATAGCAATGTCTGATGTGGCGATGTTTAATGTGTTCAGATACTGGTGCCATTTCGTTTGCTGTATTATCGAATAAACGTTGCTGTTCTTCAGGTGATAATAAATTAAATAATTTACCTGGTTGTTCAAAATAATTATTATCATCTTCGCGGAAATTCCATTCATATGCAGCGCCGTCTAATGGTAATGCTGGTTTTTTATAGCGTGGATCATCCTGATGATGTCCGTATTGGTTAGGGTAGTAGTTAGTATGGCTGCCTACGTTTCCATCTACACGCATTTGACCGTCTCTAGAGAATGGACATCCACCACCTGTAACGCCTTTAGGCTGGTTAACAGGAATCTGGAAGTGGTTAACGCCTAAACGGTAACGTTGTGTATCACCGTATGAGAATAAACGGCCTTGCAACATTTTGTCAGGTGAAAAATCAATACCTGGAATAATATTAGTTGGTGCAAATGCTGCTTGTTCTACTTCAGCAAAGTAGTTTTCAGGGTTGCGATTAAGTTCAAACTCTCCAACAGGAATTAAAGGATATTCATCTTTAAACCAAACTTTCGTTAAATCAAATGGATTATCTTTATGATTTTTCGCTTGTTCTTCTGTCATTACTTGAATGTACATTTTCCATTTCGGGAAGTTACCTTCTTCGATTGCATTGAATAAGTCACGTTGACTTGATTCACGGTCAGTAGCGATAATAGCATTCGCTTCTTCAGTCGTTAGGTTTTCAATACCTTGTTCTGTTCTGAAATGGAACTTCACCCATACACGCTCACCCGCATCGTTGTACATGCTATATGTGTGAGAACCGAATCCATGCATATGTCTGAAACCTTTAGGAATACCACGATCACTCATTAAAATTGTAACCTGGTGCAGTGCTTCAGGAAGAGAAGTCCAGAAATCCCAGTTACTTTCAGGATTATGCATATTTGTCTTTGGATCACGTTTTACAACGTGGTTTAAACTTGCGAATAATTTCGGGTCACGGAAGAAGAATACAGGCGTATTATTCCCTACTAAATCCCAGTTACCTTCTTCAGTGTAAAATTTAAGTGCGAATCCACGAATGTCACGCTCAGCATCAGCTGCACCACGTTCACCGGCAACTGTTGAGAAACGGGCGAACATTTCAGTTTGCTTGCCAATTTCAGAGAAAATCTTTGCGTTAGTGTATTGCGTAATATCATGCGTTACAGTAAATGTTCCAAATGCACCTGAACCTTTAGCGTGCATACGGCGTTCAGGAATCACTTCACGATCAAAATGTGCCATTTGTTCTAAGAAATAAATGTCCTGCATCAGTAATGGACCACGTGGACCTGCTGTCATTGAATTTTCTCTATCACCAACAGGTGCACCGAATAATCCGCGCAATTGGTTATTGTCGTTGTTGCTCATCAAAAAAACCTCCTAAATTATAATAATTCTAACTTAATATTAATTATAATTTAGGAGGGAGATTATATCAATTAATATGGCTTTGATTAAGTGTATTATAACAACAAATAATAAATTAGTTAATCAATAAGGTTTAGTATGGTTGTCTGATTTTCCATTTAAATGGTGATTCAAACTGATTCCAATCTGCTTCAATTTCATCAGTTTTTAATAAACAATCATCCAGAGATTTTGTAATCATTTCTTCATCAAGATCAATACCGATAATGACAAACTTCGTATGACGATCACCGTACTCTGGATCCCATTCCGATAGTACTTCAGGTCTATCTGATAATATTTCATTCTTCTGAGCCTCACTCATCGCATCTACCCAGAATGTAACGGGATTGATGTCTACAGATGGACCAGTTTGAGAAAATAAACATGCGACCGTATTATAATTAGCAAGCCATATGATACCTTTAGCACGAACGATACTCGAATGTATATTGTTCATCCAATTTGCAAAACGTTCGGGATGAAATGGGAGACGTCTATGATATACGAACGATGAAATACCGTATTCTTCAGTCTCAGGTGTATGGTTGTGATGACCTTCTGTCAGCTCTTTAATCCATCCTGCAGAATCAGATACTTTCTCGAAGTCAAACCGATTTGTATTTAATATGAGGTTTGGATCTACTTCCGCATGCGATGTTTTGATAAATAATGCTTCAGGTTGTAATGAGCGTAGCACTTGTTCGAGTTTTTCTAGTTCATCTTCTGTTACTAAATCGATTTTATTTAATATGAGGATATCGCAAAACTCAATCTGATCGATGAGCAAGTCTGCGATTTCACGCTCATCGGCCTCTCCAACGGCCTGCTTACGGTCGAGTAATGTATCACCTGACTGAAAATCTTTTAAGAAGCGGTGCGCATCTACAACAGTAACCATAGAATCTAAACGACAAATCTTTGTTAAGTCGATATTCATTTCTTCATCGATGTATGAGAATGTTTGTGCGACTGGTATTGGTTCTGATATACCGGTTGATTCAATGACGATGTAGTCAATGCCGCCTTTATGTACAAGTTTTTCTACTTCAATTAATAAATCTTCTCTCAATGTACAGCAAATACATCCGTTTGATAACTCAACGAGTTGTTCATCTGTTTTATCGAGATGACCTTCATTTGCAACGAGGTCTGCATCAATATTTACTTCTCCCATATCGTTTACAATAACAGCGATTCGCATTCCTTTTTCGTTGCGTAGTAAATTATTCAGTAGCGTCGTTTTACCTGACCCTAAGTAGCCGCTTAACACCGTTACAGGCACTTTATGATTCATAATACTCCTCCTAAATAGTAATGATTACGATTTATAGAGTAACATAAATATAAGTGCATGTAATATAAAAAGCATAAAAAATTCGAGGCAATCGATGCCTCGAAAAATTATTAATTGACGATATAATCGGGTTTTTCGCCACATGATACTTTGTAAACATTTTGTGTAACGATATCAGCCATCATATCTCGTGCTTCAAACGTTGCATTACCGATATGTGGTGTAATCACTACGTTATCTAATGTTTTCAGTTTATTATTAATTTCAGGCTCAAACTCAAATACATCAAGTGCTGCACCTTCGATAATGCGCTTTTCAAGTGCATCTGCAAGTGCTGCTTCATGTACAACAGGTCCGCGAGATGCGTTGACTATGTATGCGGTAGGTTTCATCATTTCTAATTGAGGTGTATCAATCATATGCTTCATTGAAGGGTTATAGGACGCATTAATTGTTACAAAATCAGATTGTTTTAATAGTTCCTCCAATGTAACATACTTTGCATCGATACCTTTTTCCCTATCTTCGTGGCGATTAGGCCCAGTGTAAAGGATATCCATATCGAATCCTTTAGCACGTCTTGCTACGGCTTGACCGATTTCACCTAGTCCAATGATTCCGATCGTTTTTCCTGAGACTTCACGTCCTCTGAAGAAAAGTGGTGCCCAACCATTAAAACCGGTTGTTCTGCATAATTGATCACCTTCAACGACACGTCTTGCACTTGCGAGTAGAATCGCCATTGTTAAATCTGCAGTTGCATTAGTCGAAGCGTTTGGTGTGTTTGTAACGTCTATTCCTTTAGTACGTGCATACGCACAATCGATATTATTAAATCCTGCACCATAGTTAGCAATGACCTTTAAGTTTGGAGCGGCATCAATAATTGATTTATCAACATTTGTAGATAACAGACTGATCAAGGCATCCTTATCTTTTATACGGCTGATTAAAGTATCATTATCAATTAGTGTATCACCTTCAAATACATCTACTTCAGTAAAGTGATCCTGTAGAAACTTAAGGCCTTTTTCAGGTATTTCTCCAGCTACTAATACTTTCATAAACTACATCCTCCTATCATACGTTTACTTCTATAGTATCAAATTAAGAGAGGACTTCATAATATATGGAATGTAATCCTTAAATATTGGTATAATATTTAAAAATAATCATTATCTAGTAATAATGAGTCGAAGTAGGGATATATCATGCATGGTAAATTTAATTACTTGAATAATAAATTTTTTGTATTTTTTATCATATTGTGCATAGGTTTAATCGCCAGTTTCATCTATTATGTACCAGATATATACCGATACTTTAAAACGGGTGAACTGTATATAGGAATTGGGGATGGATTAAAGCAGATGCTGCCATTTCAATTGTATTTGTATAATCATATGAAATCTTTCCAGATGTTCTATGATGTATCATTTGGCTTAGGTGGTGACTACTTTACAAATTTAACATATTATTATGCAACGTCTCCGGTAAGTCATTTAACATTTTTATTATTGGCACTGTACAGAGTGCTTTTCAATCATGAAACATATCAATTAGTCAATGACATGATACATATGCAGTATGCGACAGCAATTATAAAGTGCGCTTTAGTATTTACAGCAATTTACTATATGATGCGTGAAATTAGAATAAAACTCATGTATGCAATGTTAACTGCAATATTATATAGTTGGTCAACGATTTTTTATTACTTTTCATATACGTGGTCATTTTATAGCGATGTTATGATTTATCTCCCGTTGTCTATTCTTGGAGTAGAGCAGCTACTCCGCAGGAAAAGCATCGTAGTGTTAGTAATCAGCATCGGCTTGACGATGTTTTCTAACTTTTATCTTGCTTATTACGAGACGATTATTGTAGGAACGTATTTTCTTTTTCGCATCATTCGACCTTCGAAACGAGATGTTATTATAAAAGGACAGGCATTACTTCTCGGCATAGTGAGCGCATTAACAGGTGCAATGATCGGAAATATTGGGTTCATAAGAGGTGTTCAGTCATATCTACAAAATGATCGTTCAATTGAATCGATGAATATACCACTATTAATAGAGTTTTCTAAAGATGAGAATTTATTCTATGGTGGATTTCATCTCATTATTATCTTTTTGGCAATGGTGGCGTTGTTATGTTTTCCGCTGTACAAACATTATTATTTCAAACTGTTTTCGATATTAACGTGGATATTATTACTAGGTTCTTTAACACCGTATTTCGGCAGTATGTTTAATGGATTTTCTATGCCACAGATGAGGTGGGTTTATGCATTAGCATTCTCAACGTCTGTATTAACAGGTTTATTTATGCACTACTTATCAGAATTGAAGTTAAAGCATGTGCTATATGCGAGTATCCCGATAACGTTAATTATCTTTATTTCGTTTATATTGCAGGAAAACAAGCAGCTCTGGATCATTTACGTTCCAATTGCAATCATATTATTCATACTTTATTTCAAATGTGCACATAAACGACGCATTAAGTTACTTATCATCGGCACACTTATATTATGCCAGTGGACGGTTGTGCAAAATTATCACTATGATAGTCAATTGACATATTTCCCGGATAAAGATGAACTTTTACAGAAAGATATTTACGATATTAAAACGCATAAAGCATTGGATTTACTAAAGAAAGATGCGCATGATGATTTGAGAAGGATAGAGCTACCGTATCCAACGAGTCACAATGTCCCGATGTACTACGATATTAATGGTACGATGCTATATTCGAGTATTTTTAATAAGGATATATTAAAATTTTATGAAAAAGACTTACAGATTATAATGCCTAAGCTAAAAAATAGTTATTATTCCGGACTTTCAAAACGTAATAACTTAATGAGTTTAATGAACGTAGATTATTATATATCGCAATATAACGATGGACCTGCACTATTTAACCATTACAGCATGTTCAATAGTAGTGCAAATTATACGGTATATAAAAATCCATATCAGCTTCCGAGTGTCAGAGTTGTAAATCATCTATACGCTGAAGATGATTTGAATACCGCATTGGACCGGGAACATGCAATGCTTAAAGGGGCAATCGTAAAAAAAGGAAACACCGCATATAATGAACATGCGATAGATATATATAAGCATGCAAGTATGAGCGTGTTTGGTGGAAATCTAAAAGGCGATACATTAAACATTGTAAATAAAGTAGGTGGAGTGGAGCTGACGATACCTGAGGATAAAGTGAAACAATATAAAGAGCTTTATATTGAAATGTATGCAGATATTATCAGTCCAGTAGATGAGGATTTTTATATTAAGGTGAATGATTATAAAATAGAGCGCCCGGAGAAAAAATATCGTTATCGCAGAAAACCACAACCATTCATTATGAATGTTAAAGCGAATAATAAAATAAAAATTTCATTCCCGAAAGGTATATATCAGTTCAACATTAAACATATTTACGGTGAAGATTATTCAGTGCTAACTGAAGCGGCAGGGCAATATAAATATCAAGATTTGAAGTTTCACAAGTATAACAATAAATTTGCAGTAAATTTAAAAGGGAGACAACAAGGTATGCTTGTTATTCCGATGCCTTATGAAAAAGGATTGCGCGCTACTATAGACGGAAAACATGTCGACGTTCAGAAAGTAAATTATATGATGACAGGCATTAAAGTTAATAAAGGTGATGAACTGCTGGAGATTCGTTATGCACCGCCATATATGCGAACAGGACTTGTAATTATGTTTGCAGGTATAATTGCTTTAGGGATTATCCAGTCTCTATTGTTGTTTCGAAAAAGAAATAAAAAGAAGAGTTGACAACGCTTACATATTATGAAAATTGAGATATAATAGTGTAAAGGATACTAAAAGTGTAGGAGGCGTTTAAATGAATAACCATCAGAAAGTATTGGCATTCGGATCGATACTTGCAATTATTTTATTTTCTCTACTGTTTTGGCAGCAAATGCCGCATGAAGACGTACACAATGTTAAATCAAAAGAGATTCAGGCGATTGACAAAGGGGTATATGCAACAATGGATGATGCTGAGAGGGCGCTAAGAAGTGAATTGAGTAAAGGGCAGGATGTTAATACTGTAATTTATACACCGAGTAAGAACTTGAAACTACCTTTTTATACAATGCAATTCTCATATGAAAAGGATAAGCACAAATTTGCCGGGTATGCTTTTGCTGTTCCTGTAGGAAACCATTATAAATTAGAAATTGCAGATGCAAAGATTAAAACATATCAAGGGATGAAACCTGTCCGTAACAGTATGAAAGTGGGCGAAGATAAAGTGCACATGTTTATAGGAACACCAGCAGACAATCCATTTTCAGATAGTGTACGTCACTCATTTGATAATGAAGTAGAGCTTGCGCATCATGTAGAATAAAAGAAAGGTTCGCGTGCGAACCTTTCTTTTATTATTCCTGTATTAATTGATCGATACGTAGTCGAAGCGTGTCAAAATCTATAATGCGCGCTTGCCTGTGATATTCCCTCT from Macrococcus armenti carries:
- a CDS encoding ATP-binding cassette domain-containing protein yields the protein MKPIKIIGAKQNNLKDITVEIPKHKLTVFTGRSGSGKSSLVFNTIAAESERLLNETYSTYIQNQLQHYDKPIVDRIENLPVSMVIGQDRIGGNSRSTVGTISDIYSGVRLLWSRIGTPFVGYSMDFSFNNTNGMCKTCDGLGYIEDIDLNELLHFDRSLNEDAINFPSFSPDSWRGKRYLYSGLFDNNKKLKDYTKEELDTFLYQEPIKLKNPPSNWPKTAKFEGLIYRFRRSFLINDTYEKKKFIKDVNRIVTEQVCPDCHGKRLNDKILSCKINDLNIAEFCDLTIDDEIQFLKEIKDDKAKYIIEPLVKQLEALKRIGLGYLTLSRETTTLSGGESQRIKLIRHLNSPLTDLVYIIDEPSVGLHPEDIENINQIMLSIRDKGNTVLVVEHDPDVIKIADYCVDIGPGSGNHGGEIIFTGKYNALLKADTPTGQALSRVHQFKPNVRTASDFINIEHITKNNLKDVSTRIPKGVLTAITGVAGSGKSTLVQTGLRNRADTIYIDQKPVHATNRSNLLTYLNLFDDIRNYYSKATGLKKGMFSYNSEGACPNCNGKGVIKTELAFMSDFVQVCDECHGDRYREEVRSAKVNGYSIVDLLNLSVDEAIGVIPIDNVNKVLKSVVRTGLGYMTLGQSLDTLSGGESQRVKLSRYINESVKNHLFIFDEPTTGLHEEDIDTLKLVFDYLIDQGNTVIIIEHNLTMMTYADWIVDIGPYAGFAGGKVLYSGLPKGILQVEGSLTGKHLSRYIK
- a CDS encoding PTS transporter subunit IIC, which gives rise to MAEVKLTPKLFLFKVLNGVALGIVVGLIPNAILGELFKYLTQYHPFFGTLLNVVVGIQFTVPVIVGVLIAMQFKLNPLQTVIVGTAAFVGSGAAVFQDKAWMLVGIGDLINTMITASVSILIILWIKDRLGSLNIILLPIIAGGLAGLIGILSLPYVKLITSSLGQLVNSFTNLQPVVMCILIAVVFSILIVSPISTVAIAIAIGISGMASGAANLGVAAAATMLAIGSIRVNQSGVTIAILMGAMKMMMPNLIKYPIIMLPITITAAVSGLMGALFNIQGTPASAGFGYAGLVGPINALKFMEGSLLMNLGVLAICYIVVPVTVGLVVHNLCLKMKVYPKEVFKFQTEE
- a CDS encoding ketopantoate reductase family protein is translated as MYKIAIAGAGAMGGRIGTYLKRNGEDVVLIDRWQEHIDAINQNGMEIQTETETYTVQIPAMQPEEVQKQFDLIVLLTKAMHSDDMLKALKSAGAIKEDTVILSMMNGLGHAENLSAYVPKEQIFLAVTMWTAGLRGPGKLLLEGSGGIDFQRSDGEADARTEKVAQVLNDAGLNANISDDVFFSIWSKAAVNSVLNPLCTILDKTIGEFGAYEASREMITPILKELVAVANARGTNVEYEPLLKKIEATYPKETQGLHHPSMHQDFTNKRLTEIDYLNGQIAKYGKELGIATPANELITHLIHQLEMKY
- a CDS encoding ATP-binding protein, giving the protein MFKRTFRVEQFRNKSTGGSGLGIYIAKSLAEQIGSSISIQSKENEGTTITLIINKTQTV
- the guaC gene encoding GMP reductase; this encodes MTDVFDYEDIQLIPNKCIVKSRSECDTSIQFGPRKFKLPVVPANMQTVMNESLAEWFAANDYFYIMHRFNEAGRKPFIKAMQDKGLFASISVGVKDNEYTFIEELKAEKLIPEYITIDIAHGHSDQVINMIRHIKQHLPESFLIAGNVGTPEAVRELENAGADATKVGIGPGRVCITKIKTGFGTGGWQLAALKLCSKAARKPLIADGGIRTHGDIAKSIRFGASMIMVGSLFAAHEESPGETIEKDGKLYKEYFGSASEFQKGERKNVEGKKMFVEHKGSLKDTLIEIEQDLQSSISYAGGKDLESIRTVDYVVVKNSIFNGDMDR